Sequence from the Enhydrobacter sp. genome:
CTATATGCTGCAGTAACAATGAAAACTTCGTTCCGGGAGGCGGTCGCGACCGCCCTGAGTCGCGCCAATGCGGCCTTTCCCTTCCTGAAGAGGCTGGTGCCGCGGCGGGCGATCCGCTGGGTGGTGCTGCACGTCATGCGGGCCAACGACGGCTACCGCGAGATGCTGCGCAGCAATCCCGAGCGGGTGTTCCTCAACGACGAGGCCATGCCCTGGGTCGCCCGCACCTGGCGACGCGTGCTGTTCGTCGGCACGGCACCCTACACCTATCACTACGAGCGCCTGTTCGCCGACGATGCTGCCCGCTACCACACGATCGACAAGAACCCGGCGGCGCGGATCTGGGGCTCGAACAACCACATGCTGGCCAGCATCGTCGAAGTCGACGGGCTGCGCCCCGAGGGATTCTTCGACTGCGTCGTGATGAACGGCGTCCTGTCCTATCGCATTCCGGTCCTCAACGACTTCGGCGTGGAGGAGCGCGAGCTCGATCGGCTGGCGGGAGCGATGCACCGCGTCATCCGCCCGGGAGG
This genomic interval carries:
- a CDS encoding class I SAM-dependent methyltransferase; amino-acid sequence: MKTSFREAVATALSRANAAFPFLKRLVPRRAIRWVVLHVMRANDGYREMLRSNPERVFLNDEAMPWVARTWRRVLFVGTAPYTYHYERLFADDAARYHTIDKNPAARIWGSNNHMLASIVEVDGLRPEGFFDCVVMNGVLSYRIPVLNDFGVEERELDRLAGAMHRVIRPGGLLLVGWNLRDRPESPFPHFESRFERASTPWGVRREFAGDPHVFEFYTRRAD